From Rhododendron vialii isolate Sample 1 chromosome 10a, ASM3025357v1, the proteins below share one genomic window:
- the LOC131302546 gene encoding uncharacterized protein LOC131302546, which produces MSDVDPSRPWAWSWHMFDRGVLPNIFEQTTEHGQCGCCSMVATSAACSAAWAIKTARPPLDLAVQELINEVPKHYWDEVTVNPNDPCASAYTSTSFKYIKRFHIGMAGDLPYEGRPNDAELPPNCRKLAIDNFTVFNNRTPEENSRHINNWVQVPNVRIPVMMERLYRRPLVGEFHMFPQHFEQMQDGIYSNRTRDPHNVELKPIAHAILVVGMGHGPFGRDPYYICQNSFGSDWGLNGGYVRISDEEFFNFYDVKVSDVVNTGVQVIYLHQFFLRKLNRSPVT; this is translated from the exons ATGTCTGACGTGGACCCAAGCAGACCGTGGGCATGGTCTTGGCACATGTTTGATCGGGGCGTCCTTCCGAACATTTTTGAACAGACCACAGAACATGGACAATGCGGTTGTTGCTCCATGGTAGCAACGTCGGCAGCTTGCTCCGCGGCATGGGCAATTAAGACCGCAAGGCCCCCTCTTGATTTAGCTGTACAGGAGCTAATCAACGAAGTCCCCAAACATTACTGGGATGAAGTGACTGTAAACCCTAATGACCCTTGTGCTTCGGCATATACGAGCACCTCGTTCAAGTACATAAAAAG GTTCCATATCGGGATGGCTGGAGATCTTCCATATGAGGGGAGGCCGAATGATGCTGAACTTCCACCCAAT TGCCGGAAGCTTGCTATCGATAATTTTACCGTCTTTAACAATCGGACCCCTGAGGAGAATAGTCGACACATTAACAACTGGGTACAAGTCCCGAATGTGCGAATTCCAGTTATGATGGAGAGGCTTTATCGACGACCCCTCGTAGGAGAGTTCCATATGTTTCCGCAACACTTTGAACAGATGCAAGAT GGAATCTATAGCAATAGGACAAGGGACCCCCACAATGTTGAACTTAAACCTATTGCGCATGCCATCCTCGTCGTTGGAATGGGACACGGCCCCTTTGGCCGAGATCCCTATTATATTTGTCAGAATAGCTTTGGTTCCGATTGGGGGTTGAACGGTGGATATGTTAGGATATCCGACGAAGAATTCTTCAATTTCTACGACGTGAAAGTTAGCGATGTGGTAAATACAGGAGTTCAGGTTATTtatttgcatcaattttttttgagaaagttAAATAGGAGCCCTGTAACATAG
- the LOC131302545 gene encoding uncharacterized protein LOC131302545 isoform X2, whose amino-acid sequence MAKAACASELPFYEPTGPIVSGPLFVKAYGLPPSTTTANNAAYASELPFYVPTGPILSGPLFEKASDVLPSTTTANNPPPPITTAAVANNLPPPSTTTETANPYLFPPEAPSSLSSYSPLGYYGLMFDVDPIVAAYNYMPDHPNKPPKSWLEHIEWERKSLVARAQALGWRASYTSQQQEEECGEGEEQPTKKPRFCAIPYVLPSPEVPWISVRGFTKEEREIYNKTVFESDGFDCPYVPPEVSIPGMLKPVKVEQLKGLEDMADLAIKH is encoded by the exons ATGGCGAAGGCGGCGTGCGCTTCAGAACTTCCGTTTTACGAGCCAACCGGTCCTATTGTGTCCGGACCGCTATTCGTGAAGGCATACGGTTTACCACCGAGCACCACCACCGCTAACAACGCGGCGTACGCTTCAGAACTCCCGTTTTACGTGCCTACCGGTCCTATTTTGTCCGGACCGCTATTCGAGAAGGCATCCGATGTGCTACCGAGCACCACCACCGCAAACAACCCACCGCCACCGATTACCACCGCCGCCGTCGCAAACAACCTACCGCCTCCGAGTACCACCACAGAAACCGCCAATCCATACCTGTTCCCTCCCGAAGCCCCGTCGTCGTTGTCGTCTTACTCGCCTCTAGGGTACTACGGATTGATGTTCGATGTAGATCCGATCGTCGCCGCCTACAACTACATGCCCGACCACCCAAACAAACCACCCAAG AGTTGGTTGGAGCACATTGAATGGGAACGGAAATCATTGGTAGCACGAGCACAAGCCCTGGGTTGGCGTGCTTCCTACACTTCCCAACAGCAGGAGGAGGAgtgtggagaaggagaagaacaGCCAACAAAGAAGCCTCGTTTTTGCGCAATTCCTTATGTACTGCCTTCTCCCGAAGTACCATGGATTTCCGTTCGTGGCTTCACCAAAGAGGAGAGGGAGATTTACAACAAGACGGTCTTCGAGAGTGAT GGTTTTGATTGTCCTTACGTTCCCCCTGAGGTTTCTATCCCTGGTATGCTTAAGCCAGTTAAGGTG GAACAGCTGAAGGGCTTGGAAGATATGGCTGACTTAGCTATAAaacactaa
- the LOC131302545 gene encoding uncharacterized protein LOC131302545 isoform X1 has protein sequence MAKAACASELPFYEPTGPIVSGPLFVKAYGLPPSTTTANNAAYASELPFYVPTGPILSGPLFEKASDVLPSTTTANNPPPPITTAAVANNLPPPSTTTETANPYLFPPEAPSSLSSYSPLGYYGLMFDVDPIVAAYNYMPDHPNKPPKSWLEHIEWERKSLVARAQALGWRASYTSQQQEEECGEGEEQPTKKPRFCAIPYVLPSPEVPWISVRGFTKEEREIYNKTVFESDGFDCPYVPPEVSIPGMLKPVKVGDIPDVALDEYSQIKEQLKGLEDMADLAIKH, from the exons ATGGCGAAGGCGGCGTGCGCTTCAGAACTTCCGTTTTACGAGCCAACCGGTCCTATTGTGTCCGGACCGCTATTCGTGAAGGCATACGGTTTACCACCGAGCACCACCACCGCTAACAACGCGGCGTACGCTTCAGAACTCCCGTTTTACGTGCCTACCGGTCCTATTTTGTCCGGACCGCTATTCGAGAAGGCATCCGATGTGCTACCGAGCACCACCACCGCAAACAACCCACCGCCACCGATTACCACCGCCGCCGTCGCAAACAACCTACCGCCTCCGAGTACCACCACAGAAACCGCCAATCCATACCTGTTCCCTCCCGAAGCCCCGTCGTCGTTGTCGTCTTACTCGCCTCTAGGGTACTACGGATTGATGTTCGATGTAGATCCGATCGTCGCCGCCTACAACTACATGCCCGACCACCCAAACAAACCACCCAAG AGTTGGTTGGAGCACATTGAATGGGAACGGAAATCATTGGTAGCACGAGCACAAGCCCTGGGTTGGCGTGCTTCCTACACTTCCCAACAGCAGGAGGAGGAgtgtggagaaggagaagaacaGCCAACAAAGAAGCCTCGTTTTTGCGCAATTCCTTATGTACTGCCTTCTCCCGAAGTACCATGGATTTCCGTTCGTGGCTTCACCAAAGAGGAGAGGGAGATTTACAACAAGACGGTCTTCGAGAGTGAT GGTTTTGATTGTCCTTACGTTCCCCCTGAGGTTTCTATCCCTGGTATGCTTAAGCCAGTTAAGGTGGGAGATATTCCTGATGTAGCGTTGGATGAATATTCTCAAATAAAAGAACAGCTGAAGGGCTTGGAAGATATGGCTGACTTAGCTATAAaacactaa